A single window of Candidatus Binatota bacterium DNA harbors:
- a CDS encoding DUF2461 domain-containing protein yields the protein MGPFEGFPVDTLRFLSELKANNERDWFEDNKQRYRENLLAPMCSFIEAMDSELARVSDCFVADSRPHGGSMFRIYRDVRFSRDKSPYKEHAACQFRHMAGNDAHTLGFYVHVAPDEVFFGGGIWRPPSGPLAQVREAIADDPDAWKKATRSAAFKRRFGEVSGDSLKRPPRGFDAEQPLIVDIKRKSFFAVQRVAPRTIEERGFAREVSRAFVALKPLMSFLATAVGVSFSLDE from the coding sequence ATCGGCCCCTTCGAGGGATTTCCGGTCGACACGCTGCGTTTTCTTTCCGAACTCAAGGCGAATAACGAGCGCGATTGGTTCGAAGACAACAAGCAGCGTTATCGCGAAAACCTTCTCGCCCCCATGTGTTCGTTCATAGAGGCCATGGATTCGGAGTTGGCCCGCGTGTCGGACTGCTTCGTGGCGGACTCCCGGCCCCACGGAGGGTCGATGTTCAGAATATATCGCGACGTGAGGTTCTCGAGGGACAAGAGCCCCTACAAGGAGCACGCCGCCTGCCAGTTTCGGCACATGGCCGGAAACGACGCGCACACCCTCGGTTTTTACGTGCACGTTGCGCCCGACGAGGTTTTTTTTGGCGGCGGCATCTGGCGCCCGCCATCGGGTCCGTTGGCCCAGGTGCGCGAGGCCATAGCCGATGACCCCGATGCCTGGAAGAAGGCCACCCGTTCGGCCGCCTTCAAGCGTCGCTTCGGCGAGGTGAGCGGAGATTCGCTCAAGCGCCCACCGCGCGGCTTTGACGCCGAACAGCCGCTGATCGTAGACATCAAGCGCAAGAGTTTTTTTGCCGTGCAGAGGGTCGCCCCCCGCACGATAGAAGAACGTGGCTTTGCGAGGGAAGTGTCGCGCGCTTTCGTGGCGCTCAAGCCATTGATGTCTTTTCTTGCGACCGCCGTGGGCGTGTCGTTTTCGCTGGACGAGTAA
- a CDS encoding glutathione S-transferase family protein — protein sequence MLKIHGIGPSPFVRKVRIVLEEKNLPYDLNPIMPGAGDDAFAAISPLGKIPVLEEDGWTMPDSSVIIAYLEATHPDPAVYPVDARLLARARWFEEYADTALVSVIGPDIFRQRVVGPAFFGKDCDESVVRTAIDEKLPPLFDYIEGELGSNDYLAGDFSIADISVVSMLINMAHASELVDSARWPGLAGLYQRVVERPTVAKLIAEERELFQQAA from the coding sequence ATGTTAAAAATCCATGGAATCGGCCCTTCCCCCTTCGTACGCAAGGTGCGCATCGTGCTCGAAGAAAAAAACCTCCCCTACGATCTCAACCCCATAATGCCGGGCGCAGGCGACGACGCCTTTGCCGCCATCAGCCCGCTGGGCAAGATCCCCGTGCTCGAAGAGGACGGCTGGACCATGCCCGACTCGTCGGTGATCATTGCCTACCTCGAGGCAACACACCCCGACCCGGCCGTATACCCGGTTGACGCCCGCTTGCTGGCTCGCGCGCGCTGGTTTGAAGAGTACGCCGACACGGCGCTGGTGAGTGTCATCGGACCCGACATCTTCAGGCAACGCGTGGTCGGCCCGGCCTTCTTCGGCAAGGACTGCGACGAGTCGGTGGTCAGAACCGCCATCGACGAGAAGCTGCCGCCCTTGTTCGACTACATAGAAGGTGAACTGGGCAGCAACGACTACCTGGCCGGCGACTTCTCGATAGCCGACATCTCGGTCGTGAGCATGCTGATCAACATGGCCCACGCCTCGGAATTGGTGGACAGCGCCCGCTGGCCAGGGCTCGCCGGGCTGTACCAGCGCGTCGTCGAACGACCGACTGTGGCCAAACTCATCGCGGAAGAACGCGAATTATTCCAGCAAGCCGCCTAG
- a CDS encoding fatty acid desaturase, which yields MSSVANTVQVDWQRSGDGIVVAADGRAPSTADRDWKAVLTEREIRELHRVNNLRGLWSLAVNWGIVAAAMALVAAWPNLLTVVFALFVIGARQLGFAVLMHEASHGALLSTRPANDLVGNWLCAYPVWSDIAPYRPYHLEHHRFNWTDKDPDRNLTRPFPISRASMKRKLWRDLSGQTGWKRAKATLQRDLSISKGRARRRESADGFTYNNLLGVLSTNAALLALLTALGHPLLYLLWPVAWLTTYSLAMRIRSINEHSMIADPADPLQNARTTLASWWERLLLAPNRVNYHLEHHLFMAVPLYRLPTMHRLLKERGVLDGACIVRGYADTLRLAAGRP from the coding sequence ATGTCGAGCGTGGCAAACACGGTTCAGGTGGACTGGCAGCGCAGCGGTGACGGAATAGTGGTGGCCGCCGACGGGCGGGCCCCTTCCACGGCCGACCGCGACTGGAAGGCGGTGCTCACCGAACGCGAAATCCGCGAGTTGCATCGCGTGAACAACCTTCGCGGGCTGTGGTCGCTGGCGGTTAACTGGGGCATCGTGGCTGCCGCCATGGCGCTGGTCGCCGCCTGGCCCAACCTGCTGACGGTGGTCTTCGCCCTGTTCGTCATCGGCGCCCGCCAGCTCGGCTTCGCCGTGCTCATGCACGAAGCCTCGCACGGCGCATTACTCTCCACGCGTCCAGCCAACGACCTGGTGGGCAACTGGCTGTGTGCCTACCCGGTTTGGTCAGACATCGCCCCCTACCGGCCCTACCACCTCGAGCACCACCGCTTCAACTGGACCGACAAGGATCCCGATCGAAACCTTACGCGTCCCTTCCCGATCAGCCGCGCCAGCATGAAGCGCAAGCTGTGGCGCGACCTGTCAGGACAAACCGGCTGGAAACGCGCCAAGGCTACACTGCAAAGAGACCTCTCGATCAGCAAGGGCCGCGCCCGCCGTCGCGAGTCGGCAGACGGCTTTACCTACAACAACCTGCTGGGCGTGCTCTCCACCAACGCGGCGCTGCTGGCCTTGCTCACGGCCCTCGGCCACCCGTTGCTCTACCTGCTCTGGCCGGTTGCCTGGCTCACGACCTACAGCCTGGCCATGCGCATACGCTCGATCAACGAGCACTCGATGATCGCCGACCCGGCCGATCCGCTGCAGAACGCGCGCACCACGCTGGCGAGCTGGTGGGAGCGCCTGCTACTCGCGCCCAACCGGGTGAACTACCACCTCGAACACCACCTCTTCATGGCGGTGCCGCTTTACAGGCTGCCCACCATGCACCGTTTGCTCAAGGAGCGCGGTGTACTCGACGGGGCCTGTATCGTGCGCGGCTACGCGGACACGCTGCGCCTGGCCGCTGGCCGCCCCTGA
- a CDS encoding alpha/beta hydrolase, translated as MQLADFAFGEHRLPVAVGRGRGPPVGGHHYSVTAALPVHLNRVCHARHDPDGDGNDPLRQEKRLSSPFGGEAVVLEGGMRFLFFRLPGYLLFTALVLAGVQALHSDDMQRTFPAAGSFVEVDGLSFHVLRQGQGSPVLLLHGCPGFADDFRITADGGPGVFELLAVDHDVIAIDRVGYGYTDGGDDGVLGLFGQADLLPGLLAALGVDSAVLVGHSYGASLSLATAVRHPEVVDGMLLLGGAVYGEGVEPGFLEHLAAAPVLGPLVSRSLAPLLAPLVEEGLAEAFAPDALPPGYAGRFAIHLARPGPMVQRAHEIMGLAPALDAIAPAYRGIKVPVTIVVGGEDTRALANNRRLAENLAQAKYVEIPGIGHEIPHLRARLVADEVRGLLVR; from the coding sequence ATGCAACTCGCGGATTTCGCGTTCGGTGAGCACCGCCTTCCAGTCGCGGTCGGCCGTGGAAGGGGCCCGCCCGTCGGCGGCCACCACTATTCCGTCACCGCTGCGCTGCCAGTCCACCTGAACCGTGTTTGCCACGCTCGACATGACCCCGATGGTGACGGCAATGACCCCCTGCGTCAAGAGAAGAGGCTGTCTTCCCCTTTCGGGGGGGAGGCGGTGGTGTTAGAAGGCGGCATGCGTTTTTTGTTTTTCAGGCTACCGGGTTACCTGCTCTTCACAGCACTGGTATTGGCGGGAGTGCAGGCGCTGCACAGCGACGACATGCAGCGCACTTTTCCCGCGGCGGGTTCTTTTGTAGAGGTTGACGGACTGAGCTTCCACGTGCTCAGGCAGGGGCAGGGCAGCCCCGTGTTACTGCTGCACGGTTGCCCGGGTTTTGCCGACGATTTTCGCATCACGGCTGACGGCGGCCCCGGCGTTTTCGAGCTGTTGGCGGTTGATCACGACGTGATCGCTATTGACCGCGTTGGTTACGGCTACACCGATGGCGGGGACGACGGCGTCCTCGGCCTGTTTGGCCAGGCCGACCTCTTGCCGGGCCTGCTGGCTGCTCTCGGCGTCGACAGCGCCGTGCTGGTGGGGCACAGCTACGGCGCTTCGCTGTCACTGGCCACTGCCGTCCGCCATCCCGAGGTCGTAGACGGCATGCTCTTGCTGGGTGGCGCCGTTTACGGTGAGGGAGTTGAGCCGGGGTTTCTTGAACACCTCGCGGCGGCTCCGGTGCTTGGTCCGCTGGTGAGCCGTTCGCTGGCGCCCCTGCTGGCTCCCCTGGTCGAGGAAGGCCTGGCCGAGGCCTTTGCACCCGACGCGCTTCCACCGGGCTACGCCGGCCGCTTCGCCATTCACCTTGCCCGTCCCGGCCCCATGGTGCAGCGCGCCCACGAGATTATGGGGCTTGCCCCGGCGCTCGACGCCATCGCCCCCGCTTACAGGGGCATAAAGGTGCCGGTCACCATCGTGGTGGGAGGCGAAGACACTCGTGCGCTGGCCAACAATCGCCGCCTGGCCGAAAATCTTGCGCAGGCAAAGTACGTGGAGATACCCGGTATCGGGCACGAGATTCCACATCTGCGCGCGCGCCTGGTGGCCGACGAGGTCCGCGGGTTGCTCGTCCGCTAA
- a CDS encoding acyl-CoA dehydrogenase: MRFDISEDQQLLRDATRDFIAGECPMEAARRLAEESDEGYSTDHWAKLAELGYLGLVAGEQAGGQGMGAVELAVVAEEMGRACFPGPYLDVVVAARVLELAERDSVAADIAAGKLTVVLATRDTVWPGESGGATFADGRVTGSKVFVPFAASADKLLVTTHKGVALVDGPFQLDAMTTMDEATRFARVNFDNTAELLGDNALVEKANELATIGSAAMALGVCQVTLEMTVEYTREREAFGRPIAAFQALQHRMADMLLRAEGSRSLVYRAAWALDAGQSEAALMLGSAKAWAAESALANSRECLQMHGGNGFTWEYSVHRYLKLAGTLDQFNGARDEMLESALLAAEELARENAVGTAAAG, translated from the coding sequence ATGAGATTCGATATTTCAGAGGACCAACAGCTACTGCGCGATGCCACCCGCGATTTTATCGCCGGTGAGTGTCCCATGGAGGCAGCACGGCGCCTGGCCGAGGAGAGCGACGAGGGCTACTCGACCGACCACTGGGCCAAGCTGGCCGAGCTCGGCTACCTGGGGCTGGTTGCCGGCGAGCAGGCCGGGGGCCAGGGCATGGGCGCGGTCGAGCTGGCCGTCGTGGCCGAGGAAATGGGCCGAGCGTGTTTTCCCGGCCCCTACCTCGACGTGGTCGTGGCTGCGCGCGTACTTGAGCTGGCCGAGCGTGACTCGGTGGCGGCCGACATCGCCGCCGGAAAGCTGACCGTGGTGCTGGCCACGCGCGACACCGTGTGGCCAGGCGAGAGTGGCGGTGCGACCTTCGCCGACGGCAGGGTCACCGGCAGCAAAGTCTTCGTGCCCTTTGCCGCCTCGGCCGACAAGCTACTGGTGACCACCCACAAGGGGGTGGCGCTGGTCGACGGGCCGTTCCAGCTGGATGCCATGACTACCATGGACGAGGCAACACGTTTTGCCCGCGTGAACTTCGACAACACGGCTGAGCTGCTGGGTGACAACGCGCTGGTAGAGAAAGCCAACGAGCTGGCCACCATAGGGTCGGCGGCGATGGCGCTGGGCGTGTGCCAGGTCACTCTCGAGATGACGGTGGAATACACGCGCGAGCGCGAGGCCTTTGGTCGCCCCATCGCTGCTTTCCAGGCGTTGCAGCATCGCATGGCCGACATGCTGCTGCGCGCGGAGGGTTCACGGTCGCTGGTTTACCGGGCGGCCTGGGCGCTCGACGCCGGCCAGTCGGAGGCCGCGCTCATGCTGGGCAGCGCCAAGGCCTGGGCTGCCGAGTCGGCGCTGGCCAACTCGCGCGAGTGCCTGCAGATGCACGGTGGCAACGGCTTCACCTGGGAGTATTCTGTTCACCGCTATCTCAAGCTGGCCGGTACGCTCGACCAGTTTAACGGCGCGCGCGACGAGATGCTCGAAAGCGCGTTGCTGGCAGCCGAGGAACTGGCCCGGGAAAACGCGGTTGGTACAGCCGCGGCTGGCTGA
- a CDS encoding alpha/beta hydrolase — protein sequence MALMMLILGALSAWFTWNVYRPTYTGDKASALSFFAGWIVGELAPQHVALQALLAMMLVSGGALDSLFGNIGMLLLLGSWVALLKEWWGATETPALVESVLRRGLGADYRDTVPDDRRQAFDSEIRWKPVVRPFPIALPDVERVADIHYRRVRGINLRLDVYRSRSAPSNCPTLLQIHGGGWVIGSKNEQGLPLMQQMASRGWVCVSVDYRLSPHATYPDHLVDIKHAIAWIREHGADYGANPDFLVVTGGSAGGHLAALVALTANDPEYQPGIEDVDTSVAGCVPFYGVYDFTNRNANLYNQGLLKVLEEKVMKASIEEAPDEYRKASPLDRLHADAPPFFIIHGERDSLVPVEEARQFSSALEEASNEKVLYAEIPGAQHAFEIFPSLRSQAVIDAADRFLGWLYGSWLEARQDKSPAADVAHDSSSSEEPARVEARKSKTTKPKARKAGKAKADAANGGKGDEDPATDTLH from the coding sequence ATGGCCCTGATGATGTTGATACTCGGCGCCCTGAGCGCCTGGTTTACCTGGAATGTTTACCGGCCCACCTACACCGGCGACAAGGCCTCGGCGCTGAGTTTCTTTGCCGGGTGGATAGTGGGCGAGCTCGCCCCTCAGCACGTCGCGCTGCAGGCCCTGCTCGCCATGATGCTGGTTTCGGGCGGCGCGCTGGATTCGCTTTTTGGCAACATCGGCATGCTCCTGCTGCTGGGCTCCTGGGTCGCCCTGCTCAAGGAGTGGTGGGGCGCCACTGAAACGCCCGCGCTGGTAGAGTCGGTGCTCAGGCGTGGCCTTGGAGCCGACTACCGCGACACGGTCCCCGACGACAGGCGGCAAGCCTTTGACAGCGAGATCCGCTGGAAGCCCGTTGTGCGGCCGTTTCCCATTGCCCTGCCCGACGTGGAACGCGTGGCCGACATCCACTACCGGCGCGTGCGCGGCATCAACCTGCGGCTGGACGTCTACCGCAGCCGCTCAGCTCCCTCCAACTGCCCCACCCTGCTGCAGATTCACGGCGGCGGCTGGGTCATCGGCAGCAAGAATGAACAGGGACTCCCGCTCATGCAGCAGATGGCCTCACGCGGCTGGGTCTGCGTGAGCGTCGATTACCGGCTCAGCCCGCACGCCACCTACCCCGACCACCTGGTCGACATAAAGCACGCGATAGCCTGGATACGAGAACACGGCGCCGACTACGGGGCCAACCCCGACTTCCTTGTCGTGACCGGCGGCTCGGCGGGCGGACACCTCGCGGCGCTGGTAGCACTGACGGCCAACGACCCCGAGTACCAACCCGGTATTGAAGACGTCGACACCTCGGTAGCCGGCTGCGTACCCTTCTACGGCGTCTACGACTTCACCAACCGCAACGCCAACCTCTACAACCAGGGCCTGCTCAAGGTGCTCGAGGAAAAGGTAATGAAGGCGTCCATCGAAGAAGCGCCGGACGAGTACCGCAAGGCTTCGCCGCTTGATCGCCTGCACGCAGACGCGCCGCCGTTTTTCATCATACACGGCGAACGCGACAGCCTGGTGCCGGTGGAAGAAGCCAGGCAGTTCAGCTCGGCGCTCGAAGAAGCCTCCAACGAGAAGGTACTGTACGCCGAGATCCCCGGTGCCCAGCACGCCTTCGAGATATTTCCCTCGTTGCGCAGCCAGGCCGTCATAGACGCGGCCGACCGGTTCCTGGGATGGCTCTACGGCAGCTGGCTGGAGGCGAGGCAGGACAAGTCACCGGCCGCCGATGTCGCCCACGACAGTAGTTCGAGCGAAGAGCCCGCCCGGGTAGAGGCCAGGAAGTCCAAGACGACC
- a CDS encoding MBL fold metallo-hydrolase, with amino-acid sequence MKKGLRALLVVALLAAVTVGALRWKLSGLEHEQVSGDVYMLQGLGGNVAVLATSEGAVVVDTMTFAFQGEAIRELAEELGGGPVQAILNTHYHLDHSHGNPGFDGAPKVVATERTLHHMLTRDADFWEGDDRKLPNTTFETRHEMSIGGKTIRALYPGRGHTDGDLVVLFVEDRVLHTGDLFFNKRYPNIDLEAGGSVREWAATVDRVLELDFDRVIPGHGEATDRAGLRAFRDFMAELWEQGQRAAAAGWTLKKTLAMTRLELDEGYDTMEIPLLLKLDRDFVVSRAWQEASGAVTADP; translated from the coding sequence ATGAAGAAAGGCTTACGAGCGCTGCTCGTCGTGGCGTTGCTCGCGGCCGTTACCGTGGGTGCCCTGCGCTGGAAGCTGTCGGGGCTCGAACACGAGCAGGTCAGCGGTGACGTGTACATGCTGCAGGGCCTTGGCGGCAACGTTGCCGTGCTGGCGACGTCGGAGGGCGCGGTGGTAGTCGACACGATGACCTTCGCTTTCCAGGGCGAGGCCATCCGTGAGCTTGCCGAAGAACTGGGCGGCGGCCCGGTGCAGGCCATACTCAACACCCACTACCACCTCGATCACAGCCACGGCAATCCCGGTTTCGACGGCGCGCCCAAAGTAGTGGCCACCGAGCGCACCCTCCACCACATGCTAACCCGTGATGCCGATTTCTGGGAGGGCGACGACCGCAAGCTGCCCAACACCACTTTTGAGACCCGGCACGAGATGAGCATCGGCGGCAAAACCATCCGCGCGCTTTACCCCGGGCGAGGCCACACCGACGGCGATCTCGTGGTGCTGTTCGTGGAAGACCGAGTGTTGCACACCGGCGACCTGTTCTTCAACAAGCGCTATCCCAACATCGATCTCGAGGCAGGCGGCTCGGTGCGTGAATGGGCGGCCACCGTCGACAGGGTGCTGGAGCTCGACTTCGACCGCGTCATACCCGGTCACGGCGAGGCCACCGACCGCGCGGGGTTGCGAGCTTTTCGCGACTTCATGGCCGAGCTTTGGGAGCAGGGCCAGCGCGCCGCCGCGGCGGGATGGACGCTGAAGAAAACCCTGGCCATGACCAGGCTGGAGCTCGACGAAGGTTACGACACGATGGAAATCCCGCTACTGCTCAAGCTTGATCGCGACTTCGTCGTCAGCCGCGCCTGGCAGGAAGCCAGCGGCGCTGTCACCGCCGACCCCTGA
- a CDS encoding TVP38/TMEM64 family protein, translated as MSRRASRKTAGETTPTSGKTCGRAKAGSIVAVAALLGLAAVAHLAGDDLPALLEWIRGRGTTGAAVFVAVYALATVAMVPGSLMTLAAGAVYGVANGTALVMVGATLGANLAFLVSRYLARPAVESRLRKRPGLASMEAAVAQRGLRVVFLLRLSPLFPFNLLNYALGLTSIRARDYLLACAGMLPGTLLYVYYGAAGGEAVQLAGGNSSHGPGWYATMLVGLLATVAVTAMVTRYARAGLADLDEDSTN; from the coding sequence ATGAGCCGCCGAGCAAGCAGAAAAACAGCCGGGGAAACCACGCCCACTTCCGGTAAAACGTGTGGCCGTGCAAAGGCGGGGAGTATAGTCGCCGTAGCTGCGCTGCTGGGGCTGGCCGCCGTGGCCCACCTGGCCGGCGACGACCTGCCCGCTTTGCTCGAGTGGATTCGCGGTCGCGGCACTACCGGGGCCGCGGTGTTCGTCGCCGTCTATGCGCTGGCCACGGTTGCCATGGTGCCGGGCTCGCTCATGACGCTTGCCGCCGGTGCCGTATACGGTGTGGCAAACGGAACCGCCCTGGTCATGGTCGGCGCCACGCTGGGAGCGAACCTCGCCTTCCTGGTCTCGCGCTACCTCGCCCGCCCGGCGGTCGAAAGCCGCCTGCGCAAGCGACCGGGCCTGGCCAGCATGGAGGCGGCCGTTGCACAGCGTGGCCTGCGCGTGGTCTTCCTGTTGCGACTGTCGCCGCTGTTCCCCTTCAACCTGCTCAACTACGCGCTCGGTCTCACTTCGATACGCGCCCGTGACTACCTGCTCGCCTGCGCCGGCATGCTGCCGGGCACGTTGTTGTACGTCTACTACGGCGCGGCCGGCGGCGAAGCCGTGCAACTCGCCGGTGGCAACAGCAGCCATGGACCAGGCTGGTACGCCACCATGCTCGTGGGCCTGCTGGCCACGGTGGCCGTCACCGCCATGGTGACCCGCTACGCGCGTGCGGGACTCGCGGACCTCGACGAAGACAGCACAAACTGA
- a CDS encoding isovaleryl-CoA dehydrogenase codes for MDLGFSTEHEKFRNELRVWLSDNLEQSWSESLRDSGNDEHALIEVRRQWQRRMYQGGYLGMRWPAEWGGRGATEVEEAILAQEIALADAPPILNALGLGLCAPALIHHGSEEQRRRFIPPMLNADEIWCQGFSEPGAGSDLASLRLKAEIDGDFFVLNGQKCWTTYGPWGDWIFVLARNDAEDRYGGISFILVDLHNTEGVEVRPLKQITGESEFGEVFFDNARVPRSQLVGETGQGWKIAMTVLGYERGGATLGPATELGTDLFALLRTCRELGITDTASRAKLGLLVAEWQVLMANGYRTLAGLSEGNPPGPESSIQKLVWSELDQRLRTTAIELLGPGAQLSRHDPSARADVDWPRNYLWARAETIFSGSSEIQRNIIAKRVLGLPQG; via the coding sequence ATGGACCTTGGTTTTTCAACTGAACACGAAAAGTTTCGCAACGAACTGCGCGTGTGGCTGAGCGATAACCTCGAGCAAAGCTGGAGCGAGTCCTTGCGTGATAGCGGCAACGACGAGCACGCGCTCATCGAAGTACGTCGCCAGTGGCAGCGGCGTATGTACCAGGGGGGATATCTTGGCATGCGCTGGCCCGCCGAATGGGGAGGCCGCGGTGCCACCGAGGTCGAAGAGGCCATACTCGCGCAGGAAATCGCGCTGGCCGACGCGCCGCCTATCCTCAACGCGCTGGGGCTGGGCCTGTGTGCGCCCGCGCTCATACACCACGGCAGCGAAGAACAGCGCCGTCGCTTCATTCCGCCCATGCTCAACGCCGACGAAATCTGGTGCCAGGGGTTCAGCGAACCGGGAGCGGGCAGTGACCTTGCTTCGCTCAGGCTGAAGGCCGAGATCGATGGCGATTTCTTCGTGCTCAACGGCCAGAAGTGCTGGACGACTTACGGGCCATGGGGCGACTGGATCTTCGTGCTTGCCCGCAACGATGCCGAGGATCGCTACGGTGGCATTTCATTCATACTCGTCGACCTGCACAACACCGAGGGTGTTGAAGTGCGACCGCTCAAGCAGATAACCGGCGAGAGCGAATTCGGCGAGGTGTTTTTCGACAACGCGCGCGTGCCGCGTTCGCAACTCGTGGGCGAAACAGGCCAGGGCTGGAAGATCGCGATGACGGTGCTGGGTTACGAAAGGGGGGGCGCGACCTTGGGACCGGCCACCGAGCTGGGCACGGACCTCTTTGCTTTGCTTCGCACCTGTCGCGAGCTCGGCATCACCGACACGGCCAGTCGGGCTAAGCTCGGACTGCTGGTTGCCGAGTGGCAGGTGTTGATGGCTAACGGCTACCGCACGCTCGCAGGCCTGAGTGAGGGCAATCCACCCGGCCCCGAATCGTCGATACAGAAACTGGTGTGGAGCGAACTCGACCAACGCTTGCGCACTACCGCCATCGAGTTACTGGGACCCGGCGCGCAATTGTCGCGCCACGATCCGTCGGCGCGCGCCGACGTCGACTGGCCGCGCAATTACCTGTGGGCCAGGGCCGAGACTATTTTTTCGGGCAGCTCGGAGATACAGCGAAACATCATTGCCAAGCGAGTGCTCGGTCTGCCCCAGGGCTGA
- a CDS encoding acyl-CoA synthetase, which yields MNDLAASNQHWNFANVWEGVARVVPDRPALLHGGLAISWAEFDRRSNALARFLLDRGAVAGDKLAIYAYNRPEWMITLAAAFKARLVPVNVNYRYRAEELAYILENSDSVAIIFEGCFTDSVAALVESNQSLTTLVQVADENPLAGFATSWDDALSGDDSPLDIERSGEDMVFLYTGGTTGMPKAVMWPQAALWGTLGGGGELVTGANKPADLDEHLSRVGDGDTVFLLPACPLMHGTGLFTAINALMGGGCVVTLPSRSFDAQELWSSVERDRVQVISMVGDVFARPMLAALEERAGQAETGAKKAYDLSSLVMMVSSGVMWTPETKEKLLDHHPGMALVDALGASEATGMGTSVQTAETKTETARFTVGDNVKVFTDDGREVVPGSGERGRVARCGPIPAGYYKDPEKSAQTFPVINGVRYSMPGDYATVAEDGTLVLLGRGSQCINTGGEKVYPEELEEVLKRHPSVEDAAVVGLPDEKWGQAITALVTPAEGTQAGEDELRQHVRELLAAFKVPKRVFCVDSLGRTPAGKMDYKSVTARALELVDQDQAAGA from the coding sequence ATGAACGACCTCGCAGCCTCGAATCAACACTGGAACTTTGCCAACGTATGGGAGGGCGTAGCACGCGTTGTGCCCGATCGGCCCGCGTTGCTGCACGGCGGCCTGGCGATCTCCTGGGCCGAATTCGATCGCCGCTCGAACGCGCTCGCGCGCTTCCTGCTCGACCGTGGAGCGGTGGCCGGCGACAAGCTGGCCATTTACGCTTACAACCGCCCCGAGTGGATGATCACCCTGGCCGCGGCCTTCAAGGCCCGGCTGGTGCCTGTCAACGTCAACTACCGTTACCGGGCCGAGGAGCTGGCCTACATACTGGAGAACTCCGACTCCGTGGCGATCATATTTGAAGGCTGTTTCACCGACAGCGTCGCGGCCCTGGTGGAGAGCAACCAATCGTTGACCACGCTCGTCCAGGTGGCAGACGAAAACCCGCTCGCGGGCTTCGCGACGAGCTGGGACGACGCGCTGTCGGGCGACGACTCGCCGTTGGACATCGAACGCAGCGGCGAGGACATGGTGTTTCTTTACACCGGCGGCACCACGGGTATGCCCAAGGCGGTGATGTGGCCGCAAGCCGCCCTGTGGGGCACGCTCGGTGGTGGCGGCGAACTGGTGACCGGAGCCAACAAGCCCGCCGACCTCGACGAGCACCTGTCACGCGTGGGTGACGGCGACACAGTGTTCCTGCTGCCGGCCTGCCCGCTGATGCACGGCACCGGTTTGTTCACCGCCATCAACGCGCTCATGGGCGGTGGCTGCGTGGTGACCCTGCCCTCGCGCAGCTTCGATGCGCAGGAGTTGTGGAGCTCGGTCGAACGCGACCGCGTACAGGTGATCTCAATGGTGGGCGACGTATTCGCACGGCCGATGCTCGCGGCGCTCGAAGAACGCGCTGGCCAGGCAGAGACGGGTGCTAAAAAAGCCTACGACCTGTCGAGCCTGGTGATGATGGTGTCCTCGGGGGTCATGTGGACTCCCGAAACCAAGGAGAAACTCCTCGACCACCACCCGGGCATGGCGCTGGTCGATGCCCTGGGCGCGTCGGAGGCCACCGGCATGGGAACCTCGGTGCAGACGGCCGAAACGAAAACCGAAACGGCTCGTTTTACCGTGGGCGACAACGTGAAGGTGTTCACCGACGACGGCCGCGAGGTCGTGCCGGGCTCAGGCGAGCGCGGGCGGGTGGCGCGCTGCGGCCCCATTCCGGCCGGCTACTACAAGGACCCGGAAAAAAGCGCGCAGACCTTCCCCGTGATAAACGGCGTGCGCTACTCCATGCCCGGCGACTACGCCACCGTGGCCGAAGACGGGACCCTGGTGCTGCTCGGACGAGGCTCGCAGTGCATCAACACCGGCGGCGAAAAAGTTTACCCCGAGGAGCTCGAAGAAGTGCTCAAGCGTCACCCCTCGGTAGAAGACGCGGCAGTGGTCGGCCTGCCCGATGAGAAGTGGGGCCAGGCCATAACGGCGCTGGTGACCCCGGCCGAGGGTACACAGGCCGGCGAGGATGAATTGCGCCAGCACGTACGCGAACTGCTGGCGGCCTTCAAGGTGCCCAAGCGCGTATTCTGCGTCGATTCTCTCGGACGCACGCCCGCGGGCAAGATGGACTACAAGAGCGTGACAGCCCGGGCCCTCGAACTGGTGGACCAGGACCAGGCGGCAGGGGCTTAG